One genomic region from Streptomyces sp. Li-HN-5-11 encodes:
- a CDS encoding ABC transporter permease: MRMALHAEWTKLRTVAGPLWLLLGTAAATVALSTVAISVVNCTARGCGGDTTKVSLMGVQLGQALVAILAVVVISGEYSSGMIRTTVTAVPQRAAVLAAKATALTGVVAVAATAAVLGSLLAGWLILPAPEDQALSLADGPTLRAVVGSVLYLVLVALLSLGVATAVRDSATGIGIVLGLLYVVPVVSRTISDPHWQRLLQKIAPMSAGLAVQATTDLPSLPISPWAGLGVTTGWAAAALLVGGLLLRIRDA, encoded by the coding sequence ATGAGAATGGCACTGCACGCGGAATGGACGAAGTTGCGGACCGTCGCCGGCCCTCTGTGGCTGCTGCTGGGTACCGCCGCGGCGACGGTGGCCCTGAGCACTGTGGCGATCTCGGTGGTGAACTGCACGGCCCGTGGCTGCGGCGGCGACACGACCAAGGTCAGCCTCATGGGCGTCCAACTCGGCCAGGCGCTGGTCGCCATCCTGGCCGTAGTGGTCATCAGCGGCGAGTACAGCTCGGGCATGATCCGCACCACCGTGACGGCGGTGCCGCAGCGGGCCGCCGTCCTCGCGGCCAAGGCCACTGCTCTCACCGGCGTCGTGGCCGTGGCCGCAACCGCCGCTGTCCTCGGGTCGCTGCTTGCCGGGTGGCTCATCCTGCCCGCCCCGGAGGACCAGGCCCTGTCCCTGGCCGACGGGCCGACGCTGCGCGCGGTCGTCGGGTCGGTCCTCTACCTGGTACTGGTCGCCCTTCTCAGCCTCGGTGTCGCGACCGCCGTGCGGGACTCCGCCACCGGCATCGGGATCGTCCTCGGCCTGCTCTACGTCGTCCCCGTCGTCTCCCGCACCATCAGCGATCCGCACTGGCAGCGCCTGCTGCAGAAGATCGCGCCGATGAGCGCCGGACTCGCCGTCCAGGCCACCACTGACCTCCCCAGCCTGCCCATCAGCCCCTGGGCCGGCCTCGGCGTGACCACCGGGTGGGCCGCCGCGGCGCTGTTGGTCGGCGGCCTGCTGCTGCGCATACGTGACGCCTGA
- a CDS encoding flavodoxin family protein, whose product MTASQPAADAPPARYDDLRALVINCTLKRSPDTSNTQGLIDRSVAIMDAQGVRVDVLRAVDHDIATGVWPDMTEHGWETDAWPDLYRQVLAADILVLAGPIWLGDNSSVTKRVIERLYSCSSLLNDAGQYAYYGRVGGCLITGNEDGVKHCAMNVLYSLQHLGYTIPPQADAGWIGEAGPGPSYLDAGSGGPENDFTNRNTTFMTWNLLHLARALKDLGGIPAYGNQRTAWDAGCRHDYENPEHR is encoded by the coding sequence GTGACCGCTTCGCAGCCCGCCGCCGACGCACCACCGGCCCGGTACGACGACCTGCGTGCCCTGGTGATCAACTGCACCCTCAAACGCTCGCCGGACACGAGCAACACCCAGGGCCTGATCGACCGCAGTGTCGCGATCATGGACGCGCAGGGAGTGCGGGTCGATGTCCTGCGGGCGGTGGACCACGACATCGCCACCGGTGTGTGGCCCGACATGACGGAGCACGGCTGGGAGACGGACGCCTGGCCGGACCTGTACCGGCAGGTCCTCGCCGCCGACATCCTCGTCCTGGCCGGCCCCATCTGGCTGGGCGACAACAGTTCCGTGACGAAGCGGGTGATCGAACGCCTCTACTCCTGCTCCAGCCTGCTCAACGACGCCGGCCAGTACGCCTACTACGGCCGCGTCGGCGGCTGCCTCATCACCGGCAACGAGGACGGCGTCAAACACTGTGCCATGAACGTCCTCTACAGCCTGCAGCACCTGGGTTACACCATCCCGCCCCAGGCGGACGCAGGATGGATCGGCGAGGCCGGCCCGGGGCCCTCCTACCTCGACGCGGGCTCGGGCGGCCCGGAGAACGACTTCACCAACCGCAACACCACCTTCATGACCTGGAACCTGCTGCACCTGGCCCGGGCGTTGAAGGATTTGGGGGGCATCCCCGCCTACGGCAACCAGCGGACCGCCTGGGACGCGGGCTGCCGCCACGACTACGAGAACCCCGAGCACCGGTAG
- a CDS encoding contact-dependent growth inhibition system immunity protein: MGQKPCSAADEWPAEHRTQQVALPYVLPLAVRLMVEEPLLDAFFYEGDLLLAAVNAPAQLFGRALSRGFGKCLQRTRRSVATSSRSRWNSRDEA, from the coding sequence ATGGGCCAGAAACCCTGTTCGGCCGCCGACGAGTGGCCGGCGGAACACCGCACACAGCAGGTGGCACTGCCCTACGTCCTTCCACTCGCCGTGCGCTTAATGGTCGAGGAGCCGCTGCTCGACGCCTTCTTCTACGAGGGCGACCTGCTGCTCGCCGCCGTCAATGCCCCTGCCCAGCTGTTCGGCCGGGCTCTCTCCCGCGGCTTCGGTAAGTGTCTTCAGCGCACCAGGAGATCGGTGGCGACCTCCAGTCGCTCGAGGTGGAACTCCCGTGATGAGGCCTGA
- a CDS encoding TetR/AcrR family transcriptional regulator, translating into MTARRTGCSRRAGCAAGWSSRFGYRKTSMEEVARAAHISRPGLYFLFSSKETLFRAAVTQALERDITAVEHVLADPGRPLPERLVEAFDHWAGRSIGPLTRDVAAVIEDNPDLLGEIAETTQRRFEELITEAIAVESGQDAAPLVAQTMISASIGLKHQASSREFHLERLEVATDLLVR; encoded by the coding sequence GTGACGGCGAGGCGCACCGGCTGCTCCCGAAGGGCGGGGTGCGCAGCCGGCTGGTCCTCACGATTCGGTTACCGGAAGACCTCGATGGAGGAGGTGGCGCGGGCGGCGCACATCTCCCGGCCCGGGCTCTACTTCCTCTTCTCCTCGAAGGAGACGCTGTTCCGTGCCGCGGTCACCCAGGCCCTGGAGCGGGACATCACAGCGGTCGAACACGTCCTGGCCGACCCCGGCCGACCCCTCCCAGAGCGCCTCGTCGAAGCGTTCGACCATTGGGCGGGCCGCTCCATCGGCCCGCTGACGCGCGACGTCGCAGCGGTCATCGAGGACAACCCCGACCTCCTCGGAGAGATCGCCGAGACCACGCAGCGACGTTTCGAGGAACTGATCACGGAAGCGATCGCCGTCGAGTCAGGACAGGACGCGGCCCCCCTTGTCGCACAGACGATGATCAGCGCGTCCATCGGCCTCAAGCATCAGGCCTCATCACGGGAGTTCCACCTCGAGCGACTGGAGGTCGCCACCGATCTCCTGGTGCGCTGA
- a CDS encoding SCO2525 family SAM-dependent methyltransferase produces the protein MGKPPEARELYDALRALERRAKNAYDKQPGRKFSRRETARKAGGRDSALDRRLAEWLHEEWEEARTPDPGSGEQLMTVVRLWSTWAGEPCDESMWRTLLDEAQPSRTPLRRSEPLLVSTAAGRVDYQTLQREADALRTLVGTFCSSPQGIEGTTPDLVRRVDQLLGLVEREEQRADQELRRRMAERMRRRQAERRATEAERQTAQAVAEVAEARKQLSAASEYIKESDVLLEARQEQLRQLQQEIEVLRRQVQRLTEEHRERRSQKVAQPARRAGVRAGGDPMRMESGPLNADMPWDEFDPEAYISHNYAAMRPEDEEILARVRDHFSDHYQRNGRAVSAIDVGSGPNLYPALAMLPWSEEITLLDNSARNLEYLRAQCFGYDPHWDQFWDVLCKDSAYAQLGIESRERFRDVAQIQQGSLFDLHDSVGRWDLGTMFFVPECITASHAEFRHGVSSFLRALSPGAPFAAAFMKNSIGYQVGDVHFPACDIDEAEVAMTLSDFAQEFQIHHVRLSGIIRGGYVGMILACGHRKTRADTKTPGKARG, from the coding sequence ATGGGGAAGCCGCCCGAGGCCCGTGAGTTGTACGACGCGCTGCGGGCCCTGGAAAGAAGGGCCAAGAACGCGTACGACAAGCAACCCGGACGGAAGTTTTCGCGCCGGGAGACTGCGCGGAAGGCCGGTGGCCGCGACTCGGCTCTGGACAGGCGTCTCGCCGAGTGGCTGCACGAGGAGTGGGAGGAGGCGAGGACACCGGATCCCGGCAGCGGCGAACAGCTGATGACCGTAGTGCGGTTGTGGAGCACGTGGGCCGGTGAACCCTGCGACGAGAGTATGTGGCGTACGTTGCTGGACGAGGCTCAGCCATCCCGTACTCCGTTACGGCGCTCGGAGCCGCTGCTCGTCAGCACCGCGGCCGGCCGCGTCGACTACCAGACCCTCCAACGGGAAGCCGACGCCCTGCGGACCCTCGTCGGAACCTTCTGCTCCTCCCCCCAGGGCATCGAAGGCACCACCCCCGATCTCGTTCGACGAGTCGACCAGCTTCTCGGACTCGTCGAACGAGAAGAGCAACGCGCCGACCAGGAGCTCAGGCGGCGGATGGCGGAGCGCATGCGGCGCAGGCAGGCGGAACGGCGGGCCACGGAAGCCGAGCGACAGACCGCGCAGGCCGTCGCCGAGGTCGCCGAGGCGCGAAAGCAACTGTCCGCGGCCTCGGAGTACATCAAAGAGTCCGACGTTCTCCTCGAAGCCCGGCAGGAGCAGTTGCGGCAGTTGCAGCAGGAGATCGAGGTGCTGCGACGTCAGGTGCAGCGGCTCACCGAGGAACACCGCGAACGGCGGTCGCAGAAGGTCGCGCAGCCGGCGAGGCGGGCCGGCGTGAGGGCAGGCGGCGACCCAATGCGCATGGAGAGTGGGCCACTGAATGCCGACATGCCCTGGGACGAATTCGACCCCGAGGCGTACATCAGTCACAACTATGCCGCGATGAGACCGGAAGACGAAGAGATCCTCGCCCGAGTGCGTGACCATTTCAGTGACCACTACCAGCGCAACGGTCGGGCCGTTTCCGCCATCGATGTCGGCAGCGGGCCCAATCTCTATCCCGCCCTGGCCATGCTTCCCTGGAGCGAAGAGATCACACTCCTCGACAACTCCGCCCGGAATCTGGAATATCTCCGCGCCCAGTGCTTCGGCTACGACCCCCACTGGGATCAGTTCTGGGACGTCCTGTGCAAGGACAGCGCATATGCGCAACTCGGCATCGAGTCCAGGGAGCGCTTCAGGGACGTAGCGCAGATCCAGCAAGGCAGTCTCTTCGACCTCCATGACAGCGTCGGTCGCTGGGATCTCGGTACGATGTTCTTCGTCCCCGAGTGCATCACCGCATCACACGCAGAATTTCGGCACGGGGTGAGTTCTTTCCTGCGAGCGCTGAGCCCGGGGGCTCCCTTCGCCGCCGCCTTCATGAAAAATTCCATTGGATATCAGGTGGGCGATGTCCATTTCCCGGCCTGCGATATCGACGAAGCCGAGGTCGCAATGACACTGAGCGACTTCGCGCAGGAATTTCAGATACACCACGTCAGGCTGTCCGGAATCATCCGCGGGGGATACGTGGGAATGATCCTTGCCTGTGGCCACCGAAAAACCCGAGCGGACACCAAGACTCCTGGCAAAGCGAGAGGCTGA
- a CDS encoding isoprenylcysteine carboxylmethyltransferase family protein — translation MGSLRSALVALTVVCILIFVVTWIVGAVYFGVRSQHGLRGWVRGLRRTLPRRVLLVAGAYGFSLLVRHSGGVWRHLQYWQAELALLGGLLAVASTALLLWARWVLGTMWASVPMVHEHHELRTEGPYRLVRHPIYTGLLGLVVGSMLACGFGVWTAVLVAAVPWLLLRVRTEDGLMAGRFGAAYDAYRARVPALVPWTRPARIGPQNPT, via the coding sequence ATGGGATCACTCCGCTCAGCACTGGTTGCTCTCACGGTCGTCTGCATCCTGATCTTTGTTGTGACCTGGATCGTGGGTGCCGTCTACTTCGGAGTGAGGAGCCAGCACGGTCTGCGAGGCTGGGTGCGTGGACTGCGTCGCACGTTGCCCCGCCGGGTACTGCTGGTCGCGGGGGCGTACGGGTTCTCCTTGCTGGTCAGGCACTCTGGGGGCGTCTGGCGCCATCTTCAGTACTGGCAGGCCGAGCTCGCGCTCCTGGGTGGCCTGCTTGCCGTCGCTTCCACCGCTTTGCTGCTGTGGGCCCGCTGGGTTCTGGGCACGATGTGGGCCAGTGTCCCGATGGTCCACGAGCACCACGAGCTGCGTACGGAGGGTCCCTACCGGCTGGTCCGCCATCCCATCTACACCGGCTTGCTCGGCCTGGTCGTCGGTTCCATGTTGGCCTGCGGCTTCGGCGTGTGGACAGCCGTCCTGGTGGCCGCCGTCCCGTGGCTGCTTCTCCGGGTCCGGACCGAGGACGGCCTCATGGCAGGTCGGTTCGGGGCTGCCTACGACGCCTACCGCGCTCGCGTCCCGGCGCTGGTCCCGTGGACGCGTCCCGCCCGGATCGGCCCCCAGAACCCGACGTGA